GATGACTCGAATGCCAGGGAATTTCTCAAGTTTCTTCGCAGTCGCTAGGACTCTTGCTACTGGGCTTCAATTTCATTCATAACCCCCATGAAAAGTATCTCTCCAGTCTTGTCGTCCTGTATCGCATAGAAAAACGGCCTGTTTATCTCCATGTAAAACGGTGCTGGCTTGTTTATCGGGCCGGCCGATGTAGCCACCATGCCAATAACCGTGACTGCCGCAGCCTCGGTCCCCTCCTCATTGCTCTCCACAAAAGTCTTGTGCAGCACAAAGCTGATTTTCAGCGGCTCTTTTGCCATCCTGCTAAAGTCCGCAGTGTCATCAAAAGCGTCTTCCATGCCCATTTGCTTGAGCTGCTCGTTGAGCTTCTTTTCATACTCGACTTTGAACCTTGGCATTATTACCGTGCCTTCTTTTTTCCGCATTCCTGATGTGATTTCGCCCCACCTTTTTCCATCCAGGCTTTCAGCGAAATTTTCGGCACCCTGTGCGCCGCTGGCCCCGTCCCTTGGCAGCACAATGTACATGCTTGCAGAGCCGTTGCCATAACCAAGCCTTACTGCCTGCAGCTCATCGTTTTCTATGTAATCGTACCTGTCAAACCCCTTCATCATCATTACCATTTTCTTTGTTCCATCTGAAGATGTGAATTCTCGTTCCCTGGAAATTGTTTTGTCAAACGGCTTTGCCCACTTGCCCTTGAAGTAAACTGCGTTTACAAGAAACGACCTGTAAACGTCAATTGGAGGGCTGATTACGTTTTCAATCTTGCCCCGTGTCCTGTCCTTTATCCACATATTGATGGTGTCTGCTGAGGCAGGGTCTGAAAAATCAAGGCTTTGGGCCTTTGCAAAATAATACTCCTCAACCGCCTTCTGGTAATCCTGCTTGAGCGTGAAATCCTTATTCAGCCAGATGGAGTTTGCAGCCTCAAGCTCAATGTCCTTGCGGCCCCCAAGCTGTCCAATCAGATACTGGCTGCCAGAGTCAATCTCCCCACTTCCAATTCCCTCAAAGCCCAAGGCGCTTGCCATTCCCCTCTCAGTCTCCCCTCCAGCCCCCCTGTATGCCATTGATAAAGCTAGGGACAG
The sequence above is drawn from the Candidatus Parvarchaeota archaeon genome and encodes:
- a CDS encoding serpin family protein, producing MSLALSMAYRGAGGETERGMASALGFEGIGSGEIDSGSQYLIGQLGGRKDIELEAANSIWLNKDFTLKQDYQKAVEEYYFAKAQSLDFSDPASADTINMWIKDRTRGKIENVISPPIDVYRSFLVNAVYFKGKWAKPFDKTISREREFTSSDGTKKMVMMMKGFDRYDYIENDELQAVRLGYGNGSASMYIVLPRDGASGAQGAENFAESLDGKRWGEITSGMRKKEGTVIMPRFKVEYEKKLNEQLKQMGMEDAFDDTADFSRMAKEPLKISFVLHKTFVESNEEGTEAAAVTVIGMVATSAGPINKPAPFYMEINRPFFYAIQDDKTGEILFMGVMNEIEAQ